The genomic stretch TCGGGGCTGGCCGCAGTAGCGGAATCAATGCGCTTGCTGAAAGAGATACGGATAGTTTTACTGTCTGTTCTTGCTGCTTTCACCGGAGCCGGCGCATCCTGGTAGATATAACCACCGAGATGGTATTCATACGCCGTCCAGCCGGCATATTTATATTGGACACAGGCATCACTGAAGGCAGCAACCCATTTACCGGACTTGATCATATTTTTGGACGAACCTATATCAGCCTGCAAAGCGATGGGCGTTTGCAGACCGGCCTCGCGGATCTGGTTATAGAAACCGGTGTAGGTCTTCATATAATCCGGGGGCAGGGCCTGTTCGGATTTTCCCCAGTCGGGCCAGTGTGTCTGGATATAATGCAGGTCGGGCTTTACTTTGGCGATCATCGCGGCAGCATCCATACCCTGGTGTTCGCGCAGCAGGGGAACAGATTGCGGACCGGCATCCAGGCCCAGGGTCCAGGTGGCTACCAGCCGGCCCGGGCATTTTTCCCGGATACCCCCGGGACCATTGTATACTTCCTGCAGCATATCATTCACAGCATCCACGCGGCATTGGACCCAGTTGGCGTATACGGCAGGGATCTTCTTATAATAATTGGCGGCGGCTGTATCCAGGAATTCCGGCAGGGCCTGTCCATACTGCTGTTGGAAGCGGGCGGCGGCCCATTCGCTCAGGTCGCCATAGAGACCAGACTTAATAGCATCCCATTCGGGAAAATAGGATTCTGCCAGTTCCATGCCGTCAAAGCCATAGGTATTCATCAGGTTCACCAGCACCTGCTTCTTCCACTGAACAAAATGGGGGTTGAAGGGCGTGAAGAAAGTAAAACCGTCAGCGCCATTCTCACGCTTCAGCAGTTTCATCTTCCATTGTTCCCAGCCTTCGGGCAGGCCTTTGGTAGAATAGGTCCCATTGCCCAGCGCCATCATCCATACGGGAATGCCGCGTTGCTGGAAGGCGCGGATCAGTTCGCCATTGACCTCTTTTTCGTTCACTACAAAATAGTGGACACATCTATACCCTGCCAGTTCAATCTCGTTCACAATACTTTCATTGGAACGGTTCTTATAATAGGCAAAGCTGGGATCTATCTGGATACTTGGGCCATTGAGCGCCAGCTGGCGCATAGCGGCATTGTTCAGGGAGCCGGGGACAGCTGCTGTCTTATTTGCGGGAGGCTGTGCAGCCAGTTGCCGGGCCTTTGCCGGCAGCATGCCTGCGCAGCTGATGAACAGCAGTCCGCAAAGGAATTTTATTGACAATAGTTTGTTCATGATCATTACAATTGTGGGATCTGTCCGAATGTTTTTGCTACCTGGAAAAGTCCGCGGGGAACATGGAAACAGCCTTTCCATTTACCGCCTTTCAGGGGCAGCAAAACTTCCCCTCTCCTGTTCAGATAACCATACCATTCGCCAAATTCCGGGTCGCGGAAATGTTGCCAGGTATAGTCATGTACTTTTTTGAACCAGTGGGCGCAGCGTTCATCGCCCGTGAGCTGGTATCCTTTGGCCAGGGCCACCAGGGTTTCCACATGCACCCACCAGAGCTTCTGGTCCCATTCCAGTTGCTGTGGCGGAGCGCCTTTGCGGTCCATGAAATAAAAGATACCGCCAAACTCCTTGTCCCACCCGTATTCCAGGGTGTTGAGCGCAATATTGCAGCATTGGCGGATCAGTTCCTCATTACCCAGGCGCTTGCCGATATCCATTACAAACCACATGGTCTCTATTACATGGCCGGGGTTCAGGACCCTGCCGTCAAAGCAATCCACCAGGCTGCCGTCGGGCGCTACATTTTCCACCAGCATACCGAGTTCGGGCTGGTAAAAAACATTCATCACCTCGTGTACAGTTTTTTCAAGGTGTTCATTGACCCGCGCCGGTTCCAGGAGATGTTCCATTTCCAGCACCAGGTTACTGAGGATCATCGGCAGCGACAGGCTTTTCAGCGGGCGCGTGCCGGGATAAAGTTTATTGTAATCGCCTTTGGTATTGGCTGCTCTGCGGAGGATATTGTCAAAGGTATCAATTGCAATGGCGCCATATCCTTTCCCGGGCAGTACTTTATCCATGCTGGCGAAAGCCATGGTTGCAAAACAGTCACTGAAAATATTATAGGGTTGCACGAGGGGACGCCCTTCTTTATTCAGCGCAAAATACCAGTTGCCTTTTGCATCCCGTCCATGCTGCTGCATAAAAGCAGCGCCTGACATGGCCATGTCCAGCCATTCTTTTTTATGCTGCAGGTGGCGATACATATAACTGAAGCACCATACCTGTCTGCCTTGCAGCCACATGAACTTATCCGTATCATAGATACTGCCATCCCTGTTCAGGCAGGTGAAGAAACCGCCGTGGGTCTCGTCCAGGCTATGTTTCAGCCAGAAGGGCAGGATATTGTTCAGCAGTTCATCTTTATATAATTGTCCATAAGGCTGGTACCAGTTTGCCGGCTCCAGGGTCAGGTCTGCACCGGGTGCTAATTCCGTTTCATTTACGCGCATGCTTCTTATGTATTATAGGGTTTGTTGCAGGATTGATTGTGGGATAAGGCAGGTTGGGTTACAGGGACAGTTCTTCCCTGTAGGTTTTGCCAAAGCGGTCAGTGGCCTGGACGGTAATGGTCCGGACGCCTGGCGGCGGTGTAGCATAGAACAGGTGCGCTGATCTGCCGGGTGTTACCCAGTCGTACAGCCCCGTACGATCCGCCTTTCCATAGCGGCGCACGGTTTCAGGGTCCACACCGATGCCGGCTGTCATTGGTCCCTGGGGTTGTCCATCGGCCAGCCACTCCACTTTCCAGGCGCTGTCCCAGTTCCAGACATTGGCCACCAGCTGGCCGGGGCGGGTACTGTCGCTACCGGGGGCGAATACGCGCAGCTGGTGCTCCGCCGGATGTCCGATGGATTTATAATACCAGCTCACACTATCGCCCCGGACTTCATATACGCCATAACCCATGGGCGTTCCGTCATGACAGAGATCACTGAGCCACCAGGCGCCGCAGACAGCACCATGTATATGGAGCAGCACGCCGTCCTCTTCCAGGTTCTCATTGGTATGCGCATGTCCCAGCAGCAGGTGAGCGCGATAAGGTTGCAGCAGCTTATAAAAGTGTTTGCGGTTGAGCGTGATATTACCAGGTTCATCCTTCGGCAGGTTATAGAGCTGTTTTTCGTTGGTATACGCGGGGATATGCATGGAAACAAATACCGGGCTGCCTTTGGGCACCAGGGCCAGGTCCTGCTCCAGCCAGCGGAGCTGCCGCTCATTGAGGTAACCGATATAGTTATAGCCAACGCCGTAGTAGAAGACATTGTCGAGCACTACATAATGCGCTTTGCCTCGGTTGAAGCTATACCAGGAAGGACCGAAAGCTTCATTGTAGCGGCGGTCCGACAGCTCATCAGTGCGCACATACAGGTCCATATCATGGTTGCCCAGCACCTGGAAAAAAGGAATGCCGGTAGCGCTGACCGCTTTCTTGTATTCGGGTATCATGGCGGGGGCGTCCCAGATAATATCTCCTACCGAGATCCCATGTACCGGACCGGTCTTTGCCAGTTCTGCGGCCAGGGCGCGGGTATCAGGAACGGGTGTTTCCATCAGCTGTTCGGCATGACGGGGCGTTTTGATCTGGGTATCTGCCCAGACAATGGCAAAATGGTGATCGTCCGACCGGTCCATCTTTTGCAGCATGAAATTGGCCTTGCACCGGCCTTTTGCATCCGGGTGCAGATTGGTATAAAATGCAGCGCAACCGTTATTCACGGGCACTTCATAACCTGAAGGAATGGTAATATAGACGAAGCTGGCTTCGGTAGTAGAAGCAATGGAATATTGTCCTTTGGCATCAGTGGTAACAATGCTGATACCGTCAGTGACGGCCACCCTGGAAATGGGCTTACCGGCCTGATCGGTAACGATGCCGCTGATAGTGACATGCCTTAGTGCCTGTGCCTGGATGCGGGTTGCAAACAGTAAACAAATAGCCGCATACGTGCAGTATCTTACAATAGCGCTCATAAGCTCAAAACAGTTTTTTGGCAGTCACTTAATGTTGTATGGGAGAAACCGTAAAATGAAAACGATAAAACTAAGTTATGCAAATATTTTAAAAAACAAAATCAATTAATAAATTTTTTTAAGAACATAATCATTTCATAACGCAATTCAAGGCTATCAAGGGGTTGCGCGGGAAGATAGGCCTTGCCAACAACTCCTGATCTGGTCCTCAAAGGCTTAACTTAAAAATAATTTTTAAAAAGATTGGTATTTTCTGCTATTTTTGAAATAATAGCCCAACACAAAATATGCCCAGGATAAAAGACACCGAAGCGATGGCGGAGCCTGCCAAAGCCCTGCCTTCCCTACGCAATACCTTTTTTGAAGAGTTATATGATGAGAACGTCACGGGTGTGGCGTACAAGAATATCAACCTCAAGAAGGAGATCGTTTCCTTTTTTGCCAGCCAGGGCAATGCCACCATTGCCGAGCTGGCCAAGACCCTTAATTCCAGCGTGCCCAAAGTCACCAACCTGCTGACCGACCTCACCAATGACGGGCTGGTACAGGAATACGGCAAGATTGATTCAACGGGTGGCCGCCGTCCCAACCTTTACGGGCTGGTACCGGAGTCAGGATTTTTTGTAGGGGTAGAAGTCAAGAAGCATTATATCAATATCGGCCTGCTGGACTTCAAGATGAACCTGGTGAAGTTCTCCGAGAAAGTGGCTTTTCACCTGTACAATACAGAAGAGTCCCTGACGCAGTTATGCCAGCTCATAGAAAGCGGTATCCGGGAATTTGGCATACCCAAGGAAAAGATCCTGGGCATGGGGATGAACCTGACAGGGCGGATCAACTACGCCACAGGCTATAGTTTCAGTTTTTTCCACTTTGACGAGGAGCCGCTGAGCAAGGTGATGGAACAACGTATCGGCATCCGCACTTTCCTGGAGAACGATTCCCGCGCCATGGCCTATGGTGAGTTTGCCTTTGGCGGTGTCAACACGGAGAAGAACGCCCTCTTCATCAACCTGGACCATGGCATTGGTGCAGGTATTATGATCAACGGGCAACTGTATTATGGTAAATCAGGCTTTGCCGGTGAGTTTGGGCATATCCCTTTGTTCAATAACGAGATCCTTTGTCATTGCGGCAAAAAAGGCTGCCTGGAAACGGAGGCCTCCGGTGAGGCGCTGACCAAGAAGTTCCGGCAGAAAATGACAGAAGGCTTTTCCACTACGGTGGCGCAGAAAAAAAAGAAGCCGGAAGAAGTGCAGCTGGAAGATATTATCCAGGCCGCCATCAATGACGATGTACTGGCCATTGAGCTGATTGCCGAGATCAGCGAGAAGCTGGGTCGTGGCATTGCCCTGCTCATTAACCTGTTCAACCCGGAACTGGTGATCCTCGGCGGCGCTCTTTCCTCTACCAAGGACTATATCCGCCTGCCGGTGAAGAGCGCTATTAATAAGTATTCGCTAAGCCTGGTAAATAATGATACGCATCTGACTATTTCCAAATTAGGGGAGCAGGCCGGTGTGGTGGGCGCCTGTTTGCTGGTGAGGAATAAATTACTGGCGCTGGGGTAGCCGCTGTTCAGGCGCTTTGTTCACCGGAATTTTCTTTCCAGCGGATTAACCGTTCCTCGCATGCATCTGATGGCAAGCGTTCATTAAATGTTTGTAAGGATGAAAGTATTTCTGCTGCCTTTCCCGGAGTAATTAAATTGCCGAGGATCAACTGATCAAACACCCACAATATCCCATGCACTTCCACCTGCAGCCGCTCACACGCCTTCCTTAAAAATCTATCCCCAGAAAGTACCATGGCCTGTAACTGGATAGCCAGGAGTAGAAGCGCCTGATCCACATCACTTAACCTATTGTTAGCTTTATTAATTGCTGCTTCGCTTAATTTATCAAGTGTAAACTCATGGACAACTAAAGCCCCATTAATCACCCAGTGTTCATACAAAGCCTGCTGGGGTTCACTCATTTCATTGATGACTTCCCAGGTAGTTACAATGGACAGGCCAAGGTCAAAAAAAACCTTTATCAGTCCACAAAAATCAAGATCAATAAAAATATTGGCATCCGTAATTACCAGTTTCATTTCTTATCCATTAAATACAGCATGTCGCGGAATTCAAACATCTTCTGACCATTAAGCACCGCGGCTTTGGAGGAACTGATGAGGTCCTCAGAATAAGCACGTAATACTAGCTGAAGAAATCTCTTTGATTGCTCACTTCCCAAAAACTGACCAGGCTCTCCATTTTGATACCCAATTCTATTGTAATCCATCATCATCTCTTTGAAATAATTCATACTGATCAGCTTTAGGATTTTTGCCCGGTACAGAATTGCAGCAATTGATATCCCATATTCTTCTTTAATCAGGATAAATTCCGGCCATACTATTCGCTTGCGAAACCCTCCAAATGCTTTTTTGAAAATGGACTCAGGCATCAGCATAGCGCCAGCAAAAACATTACAGTAATGTTCCTTTTGTAAGGGAGTAGCATCAGAAAGATCCAGCAAGAGGTGTGCCAATTCATGCAATATAGTAAAACGCTTACGAACAATCGAAATTTTCTCGTTATTATTCATAACTATGACTGACACCTGATCATTAACCTTACAGGACAATCCTAAAAAAGCATCATGGGCATCCAGTTGAAATACCTTCACTCCTTTCTCCTCAAGTAATTCAACAATGTTACTGATAGGTTCATATCCCCAATTCCATGCTTCCCGAAGCTTTTCTGCAGCCCGCTCTACATCTTGTTCATTCTTTATCTTAAGATTACCGATAGGATTGCTAAGACAATTGTCAATCCCCATAATTTCTTCCAGTTCCAGGTAGCGTTCCAGGAACTCAATAGTTAGATATTTTATTTTTGTCTGTTCTTTTTCAGGTAGACTGCTCTGTTTTCTGAACTCAATTCCACCTAATTCAATACTGCTTGTCCGCAAAAAATAATCAACAGGTTGTCCCAATGCATTGCACAAATTGCGCAACACCTTACTATCCGGCTTCATATTTCCAGCTTCATATTTACTTAAAGCCTGCTTACTAACCGGCTCCTTCATAGCATTGACCAAATCCTGCAGAGAATACCCCTTCATCTTACGGGCAGCCTTCAGCCTTTCAGGAAAATGATTCATAATAATACTTTTATATTGTTGACAAATTTACAAAATTCATTCCTTTTGTCAACCAAGCAACTTTTTTCTCTATTAAACTTGATTTCAATCAAGCATCCCCCTTTTGAACGACCTATTCTACCTTATGCCACAAAAAAAGCCCGGGTACTTACCCGGGCTCAGTATTTTCAGCCAACTATTCCTCACACAGCCGGAGACACCGGCGCATCATTCGTCCTTAACCCCTTTACCTTATTCTGGCCCGCACCTCCGCGCGGCTTTTTCTTCTTCATTTTGTTAAGCCAGATCATGGTGCCGGTAATGGGCAGACTGGTAGCTATCAGGCAGGCCAGGAAATACAGCAGCTTGGTAAAGCCGCCATAGACATTCCCAACGTGAATAGCCTTGATAGAACCGGCCACCCGCTCATTGAAAGGCTTTTCGGTAAAGATCTCTTTTTTCAGCACTTTGGTGCTGTACTGGTCCAGGATCACCCTGTCGGCAGCAGCAGGCGCAAAGAAGCCTACTTTCGTTTTGCTGATATTGACAACAGCAGTGGAATCCGCCGGCAGCATCAGGGTATAATTGCCATTGTACACCAGGGTCTGGTTAGCGGCTTTGATGTATTCGTTGATGCCGGGTTTAGTCCACTGGGTACCTTCCGGGATCACAGATTTGGGTTGCTGCTCACGCCCGCCACCGGCAGGCCGCTGACCTTCCCGGCCACCGCGCTCAGCACCTTGTCCCCCAGCCTGTTCAAGTCTTTCCCCCCGACCAGCCTGTTGACCTTCCCGCGAAGCACTCTTTCCTTCACTGCTATCTTTTACGCCTCGTATCCCTGCAACGGCTTTCCCCTGGTTCGTCCCCAATTCTTTTCTTTGTTGCCCGCCGCTGGCAGCAGCACCGCCTTCTTTCCGGCTATCTTCCCTTTTCACTCCATTGCCTTTTTGCTCACCAACGCTGCTGTCCAGCTCGCCGCCACGCCGTTCTCCCGGGCGCCCGCTTTCCGGCCGCTGTTCATTCCGTCCCATAGCGCCGCCAGGCTGCCCTTCTCCACGGCGACCGCCGCCTTCTCCGCCCCTGCCTTCGTCCGGTTTCGGTTCCTTGTACACACCCAACGTTTTCTGCAAGCCTGTCCGGTACCATTCAAAAGACCATTGCGGACCGGTAAGGCCCATCAGCAGTAAAAAGATCAGGGAATAAAATGCTAAAGTATTGTGCAGGTCATGGTTGATCCGCTTCCAGCCAGCCCATTTGATCTTCAGGCCCTGCCGCCAGAACTTCACTTTCTGCGGGAACCAGATGACCAGACCGGTAATACAGCCCAGCGTGAACAGGATAGTAGCCCAGCCTGTGATCATACTGCCCAGTTTACGGTTAGCTGTTCCTGTTATAATCTCTTTTTCCACCTTGTCCAGCAGCAGCCAGCGGTGCAGGCTGAACATGGTGCTCATGAATTCTTTGGCGCCGTTCTTTTCCTTGCTGGTACCCAGGATGGCCCCGGTATAGGGATGAACAAAATACGTAGTCCCAAAGCGGCTGTTATCATCTTTCAATTTTACATTGTACTGGTAGGTCCGTTCCGGATCTGCCGGCACCTGCACACTGGTGATGGCGCCGCCGGAAGTTTCAGCAACCGTCCGCAGCATGGAATCAGCCGGGATACGCATGGCGCCGGCAGGAGCATCCACTTTAAACAGATGCGGGGTCGCCAGCTCGGTCAGCTCG from Candidatus Pseudobacter hemicellulosilyticus encodes the following:
- a CDS encoding AGE family epimerase/isomerase; this translates as MRVNETELAPGADLTLEPANWYQPYGQLYKDELLNNILPFWLKHSLDETHGGFFTCLNRDGSIYDTDKFMWLQGRQVWCFSYMYRHLQHKKEWLDMAMSGAAFMQQHGRDAKGNWYFALNKEGRPLVQPYNIFSDCFATMAFASMDKVLPGKGYGAIAIDTFDNILRRAANTKGDYNKLYPGTRPLKSLSLPMILSNLVLEMEHLLEPARVNEHLEKTVHEVMNVFYQPELGMLVENVAPDGSLVDCFDGRVLNPGHVIETMWFVMDIGKRLGNEELIRQCCNIALNTLEYGWDKEFGGIFYFMDRKGAPPQQLEWDQKLWWVHVETLVALAKGYQLTGDERCAHWFKKVHDYTWQHFRDPEFGEWYGYLNRRGEVLLPLKGGKWKGCFHVPRGLFQVAKTFGQIPQL
- a CDS encoding calcineurin-like phosphoesterase family protein, with amino-acid sequence MSAIVRYCTYAAICLLFATRIQAQALRHVTISGIVTDQAGKPISRVAVTDGISIVTTDAKGQYSIASTTEASFVYITIPSGYEVPVNNGCAAFYTNLHPDAKGRCKANFMLQKMDRSDDHHFAIVWADTQIKTPRHAEQLMETPVPDTRALAAELAKTGPVHGISVGDIIWDAPAMIPEYKKAVSATGIPFFQVLGNHDMDLYVRTDELSDRRYNEAFGPSWYSFNRGKAHYVVLDNVFYYGVGYNYIGYLNERQLRWLEQDLALVPKGSPVFVSMHIPAYTNEKQLYNLPKDEPGNITLNRKHFYKLLQPYRAHLLLGHAHTNENLEEDGVLLHIHGAVCGAWWLSDLCHDGTPMGYGVYEVRGDSVSWYYKSIGHPAEHQLRVFAPGSDSTRPGQLVANVWNWDSAWKVEWLADGQPQGPMTAGIGVDPETVRRYGKADRTGLYDWVTPGRSAHLFYATPPPGVRTITVQATDRFGKTYREELSL
- a CDS encoding ROK family protein, coding for MPRIKDTEAMAEPAKALPSLRNTFFEELYDENVTGVAYKNINLKKEIVSFFASQGNATIAELAKTLNSSVPKVTNLLTDLTNDGLVQEYGKIDSTGGRRPNLYGLVPESGFFVGVEVKKHYINIGLLDFKMNLVKFSEKVAFHLYNTEESLTQLCQLIESGIREFGIPKEKILGMGMNLTGRINYATGYSFSFFHFDEEPLSKVMEQRIGIRTFLENDSRAMAYGEFAFGGVNTEKNALFINLDHGIGAGIMINGQLYYGKSGFAGEFGHIPLFNNEILCHCGKKGCLETEASGEALTKKFRQKMTEGFSTTVAQKKKKPEEVQLEDIIQAAINDDVLAIELIAEISEKLGRGIALLINLFNPELVILGGALSSTKDYIRLPVKSAINKYSLSLVNNDTHLTISKLGEQAGVVGACLLVRNKLLALG
- a CDS encoding XRE family transcriptional regulator; the encoded protein is MNHFPERLKAARKMKGYSLQDLVNAMKEPVSKQALSKYEAGNMKPDSKVLRNLCNALGQPVDYFLRTSSIELGGIEFRKQSSLPEKEQTKIKYLTIEFLERYLELEEIMGIDNCLSNPIGNLKIKNEQDVERAAEKLREAWNWGYEPISNIVELLEEKGVKVFQLDAHDAFLGLSCKVNDQVSVIVMNNNEKISIVRKRFTILHELAHLLLDLSDATPLQKEHYCNVFAGAMLMPESIFKKAFGGFRKRIVWPEFILIKEEYGISIAAILYRAKILKLISMNYFKEMMMDYNRIGYQNGEPGQFLGSEQSKRFLQLVLRAYSEDLISSSKAAVLNGQKMFEFRDMLYLMDKK
- a CDS encoding PepSY-associated TM helix domain-containing protein produces the protein MAQERKQKRSAWQQIRKLFNDIHLWLGLASGLIVIAVCFSGTVYVYSTELTELATPHLFKVDAPAGAMRIPADSMLRTVAETSGGAITSVQVPADPERTYQYNVKLKDDNSRFGTTYFVHPYTGAILGTSKEKNGAKEFMSTMFSLHRWLLLDKVEKEIITGTANRKLGSMITGWATILFTLGCITGLVIWFPQKVKFWRQGLKIKWAGWKRINHDLHNTLAFYSLIFLLLMGLTGPQWSFEWYRTGLQKTLGVYKEPKPDEGRGGEGGGRRGEGQPGGAMGRNEQRPESGRPGERRGGELDSSVGEQKGNGVKREDSRKEGGAAASGGQQRKELGTNQGKAVAGIRGVKDSSEGKSASREGQQAGRGERLEQAGGQGAERGGREGQRPAGGGREQQPKSVIPEGTQWTKPGINEYIKAANQTLVYNGNYTLMLPADSTAVVNISKTKVGFFAPAAADRVILDQYSTKVLKKEIFTEKPFNERVAGSIKAIHVGNVYGGFTKLLYFLACLIATSLPITGTMIWLNKMKKKKPRGGAGQNKVKGLRTNDAPVSPAV